The following are encoded together in the Zingiber officinale cultivar Zhangliang chromosome 8A, Zo_v1.1, whole genome shotgun sequence genome:
- the LOC122012308 gene encoding alpha-1,3-arabinosyltransferase XAT3-like, whose amino-acid sequence MKAVRSYPRPEPKRVGNGLIITSMVLSLCILSLIRTRYISSPFGKSQDLSDRSRRLVSRGEEDEGNRVLLEELREAKRPICVETSRRSDVCEASGDVRVQGSSQTVFVDRDLTSQEWKIKPYARKHDKGALANVKEWTIKAVPDEAPQCTDNHSVPAVVFSVGGYTGNLFHDFTDVLVPLFLTTRHFRGEVQFVVTDAKAWWLIKFSQVLRQLSNYEIIDADADGDAVRCFPRVVAGLTFHKELGIDPAKSPNGYAMADFKEMLREAYGLERAAAEPAGDKWDVRRKPRLLIISRKGSRVFLNERGMSDMAMSLGFDVRVADPDVTTDIGKFARLVNSADVLIGVHGSGLTNVVFLPRGAVFIQVVPMGNLGWLARDTFENPSPEMELKYSAYRIQADESTLSDQYPKDHPVFTDPQSIHKKGWGELSRIYLNNQNLKPHLGRLRLALLEALKLLPHSHTMAQ is encoded by the exons atgaaggctGTCAGGTCTTATCCCAGGCCTGAGCCAAAGAGGGTCGGAAATGGTCTAATCATCACGTCCATGGTTCTTTCTCTCTGCATCCTCTCGCTCATCAGGACTCGATATATTTCCTCCCCATTTG GAAAGTCACAGGATTTGTCAGATAGGAGTCGCCGTCTTGTATCTAGAG gggaagaagatgaaggaaacaGAGTGCTGCTGGAAGAATTGAGAGAAGCCAAGAGACCGATATGTGTCGAAACAAGCCGTAGATCGGACGTTTGCGAGGCCTCCGGTGACGTAAGAGTGCAGGGTAGCTCCCAGACCGTCTTCGTAGACCGTGATCTCACAAGCCAAGAATGGAAGATTAAGCCTTACGCCCGGAAGCACGACAAGGGCGCGCTTGCCAACGTCAAGGAGTGGACCATCAAGGCAGTGCCTGACGAGGCTCCTCAGTGCACCGACAACCACTCTGTCCCCGCCGTCGTCTTCTCCGTCGGCGGGTACACCGGCAACCTCTTCCACGACTTCACCGACGTTCTCGTCCCGCTCTTCCTCACCACGCGCCACTTCCGCGGCGAGGTCCAGTTCGTGGTCACCGACGCCAAGGCCTGGTGGTTAATCAAGTTCAGCCAGGTCCTCAGGCAGCTTTCCAATTATGAGATTATCGACGCGGACGCCGACGGTGACGCGGTGCGCTGCTTCCCGCGTGTCGTCGCGGGGCTGACCTTCCACAAGGAGCTCGGCATCGACCCTGCAAAGTCCCCTAACGGATACGCCATGGCTGACTTCAAGGAGATGCTGCGGGAGGCGTACGGGCTCGAGCGCGCGGCCGCGGAGCCGGCCGGCGACAAGTGGGATGTGCGCCGTAAACCGCGGCTGCTGATCATCTCGCGCAAGGGCTCCCGGGTTTTCCTCAACGAGCGGGGCATGTCGGACATGGCCATGAGCCTGGGCTTCGACGTCCGCGTCGCCGACCCAGACGTCACCACGGACATCGGCAAGTTCGCGCGACTCGTGAACTCTGCCGACGTCCTCATCGGCGTCCACGGCTCCGGGCTAACCAACGTCGTCTTCCTCCCCCGCGGCGCCGTCTTCATCCAGGTTGTGCCGATGGGGAACCTGGGGTGGCTGGCCAGGGACACGTTCGAGAATCCATCGCCGGAGATGGAGCTCAAGTACTCAGCGTACCGGATCCAAGCCGACGAGAGCACGTTGAGCGACCAGTACCCGAAGGACCACCCCGTGTTTACGGATCCCCAATCCATCCACAAGAAAGGGTGGGGCGAGCTCAGCAGAATTTACTTGAATAACCAGAACCTCAAGCCACATTTGGGCAGGCTCAGGCTCGCATTGCTTGAAGCACTCAAGCTCCTCCCCCACAGCCACACCATGGCGCAGTAG